In Candidatus Polarisedimenticolaceae bacterium, one DNA window encodes the following:
- a CDS encoding peptidoglycan DD-metalloendopeptidase family protein — MRTALAAMLAALALGRAWGADADPPRLRAMRGEIERLRGELAELRTRESGLLGEVTRLSAELRLKQAEAEEAFARLSENELRLAERDAEVTRLETALAQRLGYLRFRLREIYKAGPHGAISRTLNTSGDVVAAVRYATWLGERDARRLREYRELRTRAAAEREALASERVALAALRLETDAARRALESTRAERARLLDSIRSDREKHQAALGELEGASREIGRLVAELGRDAPTPRLNVAKFRGLLDWPAPGRVAVPFGPRIHPKFKTTVPHPGVELAANEGDDIRAVFEGRVLYAANLQGYGLTAILDHGAGVVSIYAHASVLLVSKGQDVGRGERIGKVGDSGSLEGPGLYFEIREAGKPVDPGVWLRRR; from the coding sequence TTGAGAACCGCCCTCGCGGCGATGCTCGCGGCGCTCGCGCTCGGCCGGGCGTGGGGCGCGGACGCGGATCCCCCGCGCCTGCGCGCCATGCGGGGTGAGATCGAGCGTTTGCGAGGCGAGCTGGCGGAGCTGCGGACGCGCGAGTCGGGGCTGCTCGGGGAGGTGACGCGCCTGTCCGCCGAGCTCCGCCTGAAGCAGGCCGAGGCGGAGGAGGCCTTTGCCCGCCTCTCGGAGAACGAGCTCCGCCTCGCCGAACGCGACGCGGAGGTCACCCGTCTCGAAACCGCGCTCGCGCAGCGGCTTGGCTACCTCCGATTCCGGCTGCGCGAGATCTACAAGGCGGGACCGCACGGGGCGATCTCGCGCACCCTGAACACGAGCGGCGACGTCGTCGCGGCGGTGCGTTACGCGACGTGGCTCGGAGAGCGCGACGCGCGGCGCCTGCGGGAGTACCGGGAGCTGCGCACGCGCGCGGCGGCGGAGCGCGAGGCGCTCGCGAGCGAACGCGTGGCGCTGGCGGCGCTTCGGCTCGAGACCGACGCCGCGCGGCGCGCGCTCGAGTCCACGCGGGCCGAGCGCGCGAGACTTCTGGATTCGATCCGATCCGATCGGGAGAAACACCAGGCCGCGCTCGGGGAGCTCGAAGGGGCCTCCCGCGAGATCGGTCGCCTGGTCGCCGAGCTCGGTCGGGACGCGCCCACGCCGCGCCTGAACGTCGCGAAGTTCCGCGGGCTTCTCGACTGGCCGGCGCCCGGGCGGGTCGCGGTCCCCTTCGGGCCCCGGATCCACCCGAAATTCAAGACGACGGTCCCGCATCCCGGAGTCGAGCTGGCGGCGAACGAGGGGGACGACATCCGGGCGGTTTTCGAAGGCCGGGTCCTCTACGCCGCGAACCTGCAGGGGTACGGCCTCACCGCGATCCTCGACCACGGCGCGGGGGTCGTCTCGATCTACGCCCACGCCTCGGTCCTGCTCGTCTCCAAGGGGCAGGACGTCGGCCGCGGGGAACGGATCGGGAAGGTGGGGGACAGCGGCTCCCTCGAAGGACCCGGTTTGTACTTCGAGATCCGGGAGGCCGGAAAACCCGTCGATCCCGGAGTCTGGCTGCGCCGCAGATGA